ATGCGCAGGTACGGCGCGCTCAGAGCGGCGATGCCGATCACCTATGCGTGCTTCGGCCTGGGCTTCCTGGCGATCATCGGCGTCCCGCCGTTCGCCGGGTTCTGGTCGAAGGACAAGATCATCGAGGCCGCGTTCGCGGACAACGTCGTGCTCGGGATCTGCGCGCTGCTCGGCGCCGCGATCACCGCGTTCTACATGTCCCGCGTCATGCTGATGACGTTCTTCGGCGACAAGCGCTGGGACGACGACGTGCACCCGCACGAGTCGCCGAAGCTGATGACCGTGCCGCTGATCGTGCTGGCCGGCGGCGCCGTGCTCGGTGGTCTGCTGCTGATCAACGACGGCATCGTCACCTGGCTCGCGCCGGTCGTCGGCGAGGAGCACCACGACCTGCCGCTGCCGGTCCTCGCCTACACGGGCATGACGCTGACCGCGGTGATCCTCGGGTTCGCGCTCGCGTACCAGATGTACGCGGTGCGCGAGGTGCCCAAGACGCAGCCGGTCGGCGGTGTGCTCGTCAACGCGGCCCGGTCGGACCTGTACCAGGACGCGATCAACGAGACCGTCCTGATGCGACCCGGCCAGTGGGTCACCCGGTTCCTGGTCTGGCTCGACAACCGCGGCCTCGACAACGTCGTCAACGGCATCGCGGCCCTGCTCGGCGGAACGGCCGGACGGGTTCGCCGGATGCAGGCCGGCTACGTGCGCTCCTACGCCTTGACGATCTTCGGAGGCGCGGGCCTCGTCGTCCTCGGCGTTCTGGTGGTGAGGCTCTGATGGACGACTTCCCCTTCATGACGGTCGCGATGGCCGTACCCCTCGTGGGTGCGGCTCTCGCCGGCCTGACGCCCCGTTCGCAGGGCGAGCTCGCGCGGCGCGTCGCGCTGATCGCGTCGCTCGTGACGCTCGGCGTCGTCATCGTCGCGGCCTTCCAGTTCGAACCGAACGGTTCGCGCTTCCAGATGGTCGAGAACCACGACTGGATCCCCGAGTTCGGCGTCAGCTACGCGCTCGGCGTCGACGGCATCGGCTTCACGATGGTGCTGCTCACCGCGGCGCTCATGCCGATCCTGCTGCTCGCCTCGTGGCGTGACCTGGACGAGGGCGAGCACGCGCAGACCGGCCCCGGCGGCGGCACCCCGCAGCTGTACGTGTCGATGATGCTCGTGCTCGAGGCGATGGCCATCGGTCAGTTCGCCGCGCTGGACGTGTTCCTCTTCTACGTCCTGTTCGAGGCGATGCTGATCCCGATGTACATCCTGATCGGGCGTTTCGGCGGCCCGCAGCGGCAGTACGCGGCGGTCAAGTTCCTGCTCTACAACCTGCTCGGCGGCCTGCTCATGCTGGTCGCGGTCGTGTGGATCAACTTCGCCGGCCCGGGTGGGGAGAAGGCCTACTACCTGCCGAACCTGATCGGCTACGACTTCGGCACCGAGACCGCCCGCTGGATGTTCCTGGGCTTCTTCGTCGCCTTCGCGATCAAGGCGCCGCTGTGGCCGTTCCACACCTGGTTGCCGGACGCGATGGCCGAGGCGACCCCGTCCAACGGCGTCCTGCTCTCGGGCATCCTCGACAAGGTCGGCGTCTTCGCGATGCTGCACCTGTGCCTGCCGCTGTTCCCGGAGGCCGCGCGCTGGTTCGCGCCGACGATCGTCGTGCTCGCGCTGATCAGCATCCTGTACGGCGCGGTCGTCGCGATCGGCCAGGTCGACCTGAAGCGCCTGATCGCCTACGCGTCGGTCTCGCACTTCGGCTTCATCGTCCTGGGCATCTTCGTGATG
The nucleotide sequence above comes from Sporichthya brevicatena. Encoded proteins:
- a CDS encoding NADH-quinone oxidoreductase subunit M, with translation MDDFPFMTVAMAVPLVGAALAGLTPRSQGELARRVALIASLVTLGVVIVAAFQFEPNGSRFQMVENHDWIPEFGVSYALGVDGIGFTMVLLTAALMPILLLASWRDLDEGEHAQTGPGGGTPQLYVSMMLVLEAMAIGQFAALDVFLFYVLFEAMLIPMYILIGRFGGPQRQYAAVKFLLYNLLGGLLMLVAVVWINFAGPGGEKAYYLPNLIGYDFGTETARWMFLGFFVAFAIKAPLWPFHTWLPDAMAEATPSNGVLLSGILDKVGVFAMLHLCLPLFPEAARWFAPTIVVLALISILYGAVVAIGQVDLKRLIAYASVSHFGFIVLGIFVMTSQGQTGATLYMVNHGFATAGLLLVAGFLMSRRGSRLISSYGGVQKVAPVLAGTFLFAGLANLSLPGLAPFVSEFMVLLGTFTRYPIAGYFAVLGVLLAALYVLIAYQRTMAGELTEGNEETPDLKTRELVVVTPVIVVILALGFFPKPLLDVIDPAVDRKLAQVERVDPAPEHPAGTPASVAQTAAGSAEESK